Proteins encoded in a region of the Candidatus Polarisedimenticolia bacterium genome:
- a CDS encoding carbamoyltransferase C-terminal domain-containing protein yields MIILGISALDKESTVAILRDGRCTFALSEERLTREKQQGGFPARSLEKALQFEGLTPAQIDAVAYPFFEGGRESRLILGCLANSATRLPSEVFSRPGQALRSFYYQGRWSGKAILDHRRYHRELVAGLAPLGLLANLRRVEHHEAHAASAYFTSGFDRALMLTVDAYGSGLTTTVTLGESGRLRRLHSVRFPHSMGMFYAQITKALGFVPDRHEGKILGLAAYGKPGDLGREVLGRFSPRDGFVSSCLFDRRFPAQVARSYPREQAAAAWQETLEKVVVDYLKPFLREHRADCVALAGGVVANVKLNQRIAEMEGVSRVFVYPAMNDSGTGAGAAMVLQAEAGGMQSRRLSDVFLGPGFSAAEVDQALAGRGLKTRKMADPGEEIGELLAGGKTVARCAGRMEYGPRALGNRSILFQASDPRANVWLNEKLKRTEFMPFAPATLAEEAHRCYLNLEVAADAARFMTITYDCTDYMKQASPAAVHVDGTARPQLVDKETNPTFHAILTAYLRRTGIPSVLNTSFNIHEEPIVCSPSDAVQTFLAGDLDALALEDLLVTRS; encoded by the coding sequence GTGATAATTCTGGGGATTTCTGCCCTGGACAAGGAGAGCACCGTCGCCATCCTGCGGGACGGCCGGTGCACTTTTGCGCTGTCCGAGGAGCGCCTTACCCGGGAAAAGCAGCAGGGAGGGTTCCCGGCGCGCAGCCTGGAGAAGGCCCTGCAGTTCGAAGGCCTCACCCCGGCCCAAATCGACGCCGTCGCCTATCCCTTCTTCGAAGGGGGGCGAGAGTCCCGATTGATCCTGGGTTGCCTGGCGAACAGCGCCACGCGGCTCCCTTCCGAGGTCTTCTCTCGTCCGGGCCAGGCCCTTCGAAGCTTCTATTACCAGGGGCGCTGGTCGGGGAAGGCGATCCTGGATCACCGGCGCTACCACCGGGAGCTCGTTGCCGGCCTGGCCCCTCTCGGCCTCCTCGCGAATCTGCGCCGCGTCGAGCACCACGAGGCGCACGCCGCCTCGGCTTATTTCACTTCCGGCTTCGACCGGGCGCTGATGCTGACGGTGGACGCCTACGGCAGCGGCCTGACCACCACCGTGACCCTGGGGGAATCAGGCCGGCTGCGGCGGCTCCACTCGGTCCGCTTCCCGCATTCAATGGGGATGTTCTATGCCCAGATCACCAAGGCGCTCGGCTTCGTCCCCGACCGCCACGAAGGAAAGATCCTGGGGCTGGCCGCCTACGGCAAGCCGGGCGACCTGGGACGCGAGGTCCTCGGCCGATTCTCGCCCCGCGACGGCTTCGTCTCGAGCTGCCTGTTCGACCGCCGGTTCCCCGCGCAGGTGGCGCGGAGCTATCCACGAGAGCAGGCGGCTGCGGCCTGGCAGGAGACGCTCGAGAAGGTGGTGGTCGATTACCTCAAACCCTTCCTGCGGGAGCACCGGGCCGACTGCGTGGCGCTGGCGGGCGGGGTCGTCGCCAACGTCAAGCTCAACCAGCGGATTGCCGAGATGGAGGGGGTGTCGCGCGTCTTCGTCTACCCGGCTATGAACGATTCGGGGACCGGCGCTGGGGCGGCGATGGTCCTGCAGGCGGAAGCGGGAGGGATGCAGTCCCGGCGCCTGAGCGACGTCTTCCTGGGTCCGGGCTTCTCCGCGGCGGAGGTGGACCAGGCGCTGGCGGGGCGAGGACTGAAGACGAGGAAGATGGCCGATCCGGGGGAGGAGATCGGCGAGCTGCTGGCCGGCGGCAAGACAGTGGCCCGCTGTGCCGGAAGAATGGAGTACGGGCCGCGGGCGCTCGGGAACCGTTCGATCCTGTTCCAGGCAAGCGACCCGCGCGCCAATGTCTGGCTCAATGAAAAGCTCAAGAGGACGGAGTTCATGCCCTTCGCTCCCGCGACGCTCGCGGAAGAGGCGCACCGCTGCTATCTCAACCTGGAGGTGGCTGCCGACGCGGCCCGCTTCATGACGATTACGTACGATTGCACCGATTACATGAAGCAGGCCTCACCGGCGGCGGTGCACGTCGACGGCACCGCCCGCCCCCAGCTGGTCGACAAGGAGACCAATCCCACCTTCCATGCCATCCTGACCGCCTACCTGCGCCGC